A region of Rhodoferax potami DNA encodes the following proteins:
- a CDS encoding DUF3025 domain-containing protein: MAVAFGLEAIDWAAPWLSPWRGAGERVAQGVDAGQTVAQALNAQGMAPVRFIPQNELPSGTAYEQHIFDTGGVPTRDGLHDFFNGLCWMHFPLAKQKLNRLQAEQIAQTGIQPVRGPARDALTVFDENAALLIAPDALWDALAAKDWARLFGPLRPMWAEATLILFGHALLEKLVYPRKPITAHVFRAQAATNSIADLDAWLAGALSAPMLAAKPFAHLPVLGVPGWWPDNTLPGFYEDTSVFRPLRPSA; the protein is encoded by the coding sequence ATTGCAGTGGCGTTTGGTCTAGAAGCCATTGACTGGGCTGCGCCGTGGCTTTCGCCCTGGCGCGGCGCGGGCGAGCGCGTTGCGCAAGGCGTGGACGCCGGGCAAACCGTCGCCCAGGCCCTGAATGCCCAGGGTATGGCCCCGGTGCGCTTTATTCCGCAAAATGAGCTGCCATCGGGCACGGCTTATGAGCAGCATATTTTTGACACCGGGGGCGTGCCGACCCGGGACGGCCTGCACGATTTTTTCAATGGGTTGTGCTGGATGCACTTTCCACTCGCCAAGCAAAAGCTCAACCGGCTGCAGGCTGAGCAGATCGCCCAGACCGGCATCCAGCCGGTACGCGGCCCAGCGCGGGACGCACTCACGGTGTTTGATGAAAACGCGGCACTGCTGATCGCGCCCGATGCGTTGTGGGATGCGCTGGCTGCCAAAGATTGGGCGCGCCTGTTTGGCCCCTTGCGCCCCATGTGGGCCGAGGCGACGTTGATCCTCTTCGGCCACGCGCTGCTGGAAAAGCTGGTTTATCCACGAAAACCGATCACAGCCCACGTATTTCGTGCGCAGGCAGCTACTAATTCGATAGCGGATTTGGATGCGTGGTTAGCCGGGGCTTTGAGTGCCCCCATGCTGGCTGCCAAGCCCTTTGCCCACCTGCCGGTGCTGGGCGTGCCTGGCTGGTGGCCGGACAACACGCTGCCCGGTTTCTATGAAGACACCAGCGTCTTCCGGCCGCTCAGGCCTTCAGCTTGA
- a CDS encoding ABCB family ABC transporter ATP-binding protein/permease, translating into MRPSSLPAAAPAAPPSAPGMPPSSDWKTLQRLFPYLWTYKWRVIAALGFMVAAKLANVSVPLLLKQLVDAMTLKPGDATAVLVVPVALLVGYGALRLCTSLFSELRELVFAKATEGAARSISLQVFRHLHAMSLRFHLERQTGGMTRDIERGTRGVHSLINYSLYSIVPTLIEVTLVLTLLAVKFDVWFAWITGIALVVYIGFTVTVTEWRTQFRKKMNEMDSTAHSRAIDSLLNYETVKYFNNEDFEARRYDENLERYRRAAVKSQRTLSLLNSGQQLIIASALVTMLWRATQGVVDGRMTLGDLVMVNAFMIQLYIPLNFLGVIYREIKQSLTDLEKMFSLMEREREIADSPDARPLQLAAGGADASVRFEDVTFSYDPTGSQAAAGTEARTILHHISFEIPAGKTVAVVGPSGSGKSTLARLLFRFYDVQQGRITIAGQDIRNVTQGSVRQAIGIVPQDTVLFNDTVEYNIAYGRPGASRTEVESAAKAAHIHGFIAAAPRGYDTMVGERGLKLSGGEKQRVAIARTLLKNPPVMIFDEATSALDSANERAIQAELQGVSRNKTTLVIAHRLSTVVDAHEILVMDAGRIIERGNHAELLLANGRYASMWALQQSGE; encoded by the coding sequence ATGCGACCCTCTAGTCTTCCTGCAGCCGCGCCTGCCGCTCCCCCGTCGGCGCCCGGCATGCCACCTTCCTCGGATTGGAAGACGTTGCAACGCTTGTTTCCGTACCTCTGGACCTACAAATGGCGGGTCATCGCAGCCCTGGGCTTCATGGTGGCGGCAAAGTTGGCGAACGTCAGCGTGCCCTTGCTGCTCAAGCAGCTGGTGGACGCCATGACCCTTAAGCCCGGTGACGCCACGGCAGTGCTGGTGGTACCCGTGGCCCTGCTTGTCGGGTATGGCGCATTGCGGCTGTGCACGTCCTTGTTCAGCGAACTGCGCGAGCTGGTGTTTGCCAAGGCGACCGAGGGCGCCGCACGGTCCATTAGTCTGCAGGTGTTCCGCCACCTGCATGCCATGAGCTTGCGCTTCCACCTGGAGCGCCAGACCGGTGGCATGACGCGCGATATCGAGCGGGGCACCCGTGGTGTGCATTCGCTGATCAACTATTCGCTCTACAGCATCGTACCCACCCTGATCGAGGTGACGCTGGTGCTCACGCTGCTGGCCGTCAAGTTTGACGTTTGGTTTGCCTGGATCACCGGCATTGCGCTGGTGGTGTACATCGGCTTTACCGTCACCGTGACCGAGTGGCGCACCCAGTTCCGCAAGAAGATGAACGAGATGGACAGCACGGCGCACAGCCGGGCCATCGATTCGCTGCTGAATTACGAGACGGTGAAGTACTTCAACAACGAAGACTTCGAGGCCCGCCGCTACGACGAGAACCTGGAGCGCTATCGCCGGGCAGCCGTCAAAAGCCAGCGCACCCTGAGCCTGCTCAATAGCGGCCAGCAGCTCATCATTGCCAGCGCGCTGGTCACCATGCTGTGGCGTGCCACGCAGGGTGTGGTGGACGGGCGCATGACGCTGGGCGACCTGGTCATGGTTAACGCCTTCATGATCCAGCTCTACATTCCCCTGAACTTTCTGGGCGTGATTTACCGCGAGATCAAACAGAGCCTGACCGACCTGGAAAAGATGTTCAGCCTGATGGAGCGTGAGCGCGAGATTGCGGATTCGCCGGATGCGCGCCCCCTGCAACTGGCGGCCGGCGGGGCCGATGCCAGCGTGCGGTTTGAAGATGTGACCTTCAGCTATGACCCGACAGGCAGCCAAGCCGCTGCGGGCACCGAGGCGCGCACCATCCTGCACCACATCAGTTTCGAGATACCGGCGGGTAAAACTGTTGCGGTAGTCGGTCCCAGCGGCTCGGGCAAGTCGACTTTGGCGCGGCTGCTATTCAGGTTTTATGACGTGCAGCAGGGCCGCATCACCATTGCCGGGCAAGACATCCGCAACGTCACCCAAGGCAGCGTGCGCCAGGCGATCGGGATCGTGCCGCAGGACACCGTGCTGTTCAACGATACGGTGGAATACAACATTGCTTATGGCCGCCCCGGTGCCAGTCGTACCGAGGTGGAATCAGCCGCCAAGGCCGCTCACATCCACGGCTTTATTGCCGCGGCCCCTCGCGGTTACGACACCATGGTGGGCGAGCGGGGCTTGAAGCTCAGTGGGGGCGAAAAACAGCGCGTGGCCATTGCCCGCACGCTGCTCAAGAACCCGCCCGTGATGATTTTTGACGAAGCCACCAGCGCGCTGGACAGCGCCAATGAGCGCGCGATCCAGGCTGAGTTGCAAGGCGTTTCTCGCAACAAAACGACCCTGGTGATTGCGCACCGTTTGTCGACGGTGGTGGATGCGCACGAGATATTGGTGATGGATGCCGGTCGCATCATCGAGCGCGGCAATCATGCCGAGCTGCTATTGGCCAATGGACGTTACGCGTCCATGTGGGCTTTGCAACAAAGTGGGGAGTAG
- a CDS encoding FadR/GntR family transcriptional regulator — translation MTTPSPKPLTSKSQPQRVVDSLQARILAGELKPGDRIPTEPLLMQEFSVSRTVVREAMSSLQASGFVKTRHGIGTFVLERPVNGGLLSSPPPELHVKQTLAMLELRISLESEAANLAALRRTETHLAVMRDALQSYRTNWQAGKSTVEDDYRFHAEIAAATDNQYFLEVLGNLGNTTLRSHSHEGTGTAKSHAAAVQFGEVLPILSDGKEIAQREHEAIFDAIARQDAASAKASMFMHLSNSRERLRRKIEAA, via the coding sequence ATGACCACTCCCTCCCCAAAACCCCTCACCAGCAAAAGCCAACCACAGCGGGTGGTCGACAGTCTTCAGGCGCGCATCCTGGCGGGCGAGCTCAAACCCGGGGACCGCATTCCAACGGAGCCATTGCTGATGCAAGAGTTCAGCGTGAGCCGAACGGTGGTCCGCGAGGCGATGTCCAGCCTACAGGCCAGTGGCTTTGTGAAGACGCGTCACGGAATAGGCACATTCGTGCTGGAGCGGCCTGTGAACGGCGGCCTGCTGTCATCCCCGCCGCCAGAACTACATGTCAAGCAAACCCTTGCCATGCTGGAGTTGCGGATCAGCCTGGAATCCGAGGCCGCAAACCTCGCGGCCTTACGCCGCACGGAGACTCATTTGGCGGTGATGCGCGACGCCTTGCAGAGCTATCGGACCAACTGGCAGGCGGGAAAGAGCACGGTGGAAGACGACTACCGTTTCCACGCTGAGATAGCTGCCGCTACCGACAACCAGTATTTTTTGGAAGTGCTGGGCAACTTGGGCAATACCACCTTGCGCTCTCACTCCCACGAAGGCACAGGGACCGCCAAAAGCCATGCAGCGGCGGTCCAATTCGGCGAGGTACTCCCCATTTTGTCGGACGGAAAAGAGATCGCCCAACGCGAGCATGAAGCCATCTTCGACGCCATCGCGCGCCAGGATGCTGCGTCTGCCAAGGCCTCGATGTTCATGCACTTGAGCAACAGTCGCGAGCGACTGCGGCGCAAGATCGAAGCTGCCTAA
- a CDS encoding LysR substrate-binding domain-containing protein — translation METKWLEDFVSLAETRSFSRSAQLRHVTQPAFSRRIQSLEAWAGTDLVDRSSYPTRLTPAGETLYDQSLEVLQALQSTRAMLRGHTTAAQDVVEFAVPHTLAFTFFPAWVSELREKFGPMKSRLIALNVHDAVMRLVEGSCDLLIAYHHPSQPYQLDADRYEMVSLGEEIVAPYSKPDADGNPMFCLPGKLGQPLPYLGYAPGAYLGQMVELILKQADAPIHFDRVYETDMAEGLKAMALEGHGVAFLPHSAVKKDLRAKKLVSALPPHMKGLQITMEVRAYRERLALRETGRGLSAAQRAHARAPKGSAQALWDYLHAQGSMPA, via the coding sequence ATGGAAACCAAATGGCTCGAAGACTTCGTGTCTCTGGCTGAAACCCGGAGTTTCAGCCGCTCTGCGCAACTGCGCCACGTCACCCAACCCGCGTTCTCTCGTCGCATCCAGTCTCTAGAGGCTTGGGCGGGCACCGACCTGGTGGACCGCAGCAGCTACCCGACCCGGCTGACACCGGCGGGTGAAACGCTCTACGACCAGTCCCTGGAGGTGCTGCAGGCCCTGCAAAGCACCCGCGCCATGCTGCGCGGGCATACGACTGCCGCCCAAGACGTCGTGGAATTTGCGGTGCCGCACACGCTGGCGTTTACGTTTTTTCCGGCGTGGGTGTCCGAGTTGCGCGAGAAGTTCGGCCCCATGAAGAGCCGGCTGATTGCACTGAATGTGCACGACGCGGTGATGCGCCTGGTGGAAGGCAGCTGCGACTTGCTGATCGCCTACCACCACCCCTCCCAGCCCTACCAGTTGGATGCAGACCGCTATGAAATGGTCAGCCTGGGGGAAGAGATCGTGGCCCCGTATTCCAAGCCGGATGCCGATGGCAACCCGATGTTCTGCTTGCCCGGCAAACTGGGCCAGCCTTTGCCTTATCTTGGCTATGCACCCGGCGCCTATCTGGGCCAGATGGTGGAACTCATCTTGAAGCAGGCAGACGCTCCGATCCATTTCGACCGTGTGTATGAGACCGATATGGCAGAGGGCCTCAAGGCCATGGCTCTCGAGGGGCATGGTGTCGCCTTTTTGCCGCACAGTGCGGTCAAGAAAGACCTCCGTGCCAAAAAGCTGGTTAGTGCTTTGCCGCCGCACATGAAAGGTCTGCAAATCACTATGGAGGTGCGCGCCTACCGCGAGCGTTTGGCCTTGCGGGAGACCGGTCGCGGGCTCAGCGCAGCCCAGCGCGCCCACGCGCGCGCGCCCAAAGGCTCAGCGCAGGCCCTGTGGGACTACCTGCACGCCCAAGGCAGCATGCCGGCCTGA
- the pyrC gene encoding dihydroorotase gives MTSTATPQSLTIARPDDWHLHVRDGAALSTVVPHTAAQFGRAIIMPNLKPPVTTAEQALAYKARIQAAVPAGVQFEPLMTLYLTDNLPADEIARAKDAGVVAAKLYPAGATTNSDAGVTDLRKTYKTLEAMQKAGLLLLVHGEVTSSDIDLFDREAVFIDTQLIPLRRDFPELKIVFEHITTLEAAQYVQAADRFTAATITAHHLLYNRNAIFTGGIRPHYYCLPVLKRETHRQALVKAATSGSPKFFLGTDSAPHPAHLKEHASGCAGCYTAHAAMELYAQAFDAAGALDQLEGFASFHGADFYSLPRNTGSITLQRETWTPPESFAFGETTLKPLAAGEALQWRLV, from the coding sequence ATGACCTCCACCGCCACTCCCCAATCCCTCACCATTGCCCGCCCTGACGACTGGCACTTGCATGTGCGCGACGGTGCCGCCCTGAGCACCGTGGTGCCGCATACGGCCGCCCAGTTCGGCCGCGCGATCATCATGCCCAATCTCAAGCCGCCGGTGACCACTGCCGAGCAGGCGTTGGCTTACAAGGCGCGTATTCAGGCCGCGGTGCCGGCCGGTGTGCAGTTTGAGCCCTTGATGACGCTCTACCTCACCGACAACCTGCCCGCCGACGAAATCGCCCGCGCCAAAGACGCTGGTGTCGTGGCCGCCAAGCTCTACCCCGCAGGCGCCACCACCAACAGCGACGCCGGTGTGACCGATTTGCGCAAAACCTACAAGACGCTGGAGGCCATGCAAAAGGCCGGTCTGTTGCTCTTGGTTCATGGTGAAGTGACCAGCAGCGACATCGACTTGTTCGACCGTGAAGCGGTGTTCATCGACACCCAGTTGATCCCGCTGCGCCGCGATTTTCCTGAGCTGAAAATTGTGTTTGAGCACATCACCACCCTGGAGGCCGCGCAATACGTGCAGGCGGCAGACCGCTTCACGGCGGCCACCATCACCGCCCACCACCTGCTCTACAACCGCAACGCCATCTTTACCGGCGGTATCCGTCCGCATTACTACTGCCTGCCGGTTTTGAAGCGTGAGACCCACCGCCAAGCGCTGGTCAAGGCGGCGACCAGCGGCTCCCCCAAGTTTTTCTTGGGCACAGACAGCGCTCCCCATCCGGCACACCTCAAGGAGCACGCCAGTGGCTGCGCCGGTTGCTACACCGCACACGCCGCCATGGAGCTGTACGCGCAGGCGTTTGATGCCGCAGGTGCGCTCGACCAGCTGGAAGGGTTTGCCAGCTTCCACGGTGCAGACTTTTACAGTCTGCCCCGCAACACCGGCAGTATCACGCTCCAACGCGAAACCTGGACGCCGCCTGAGAGCTTTGCTTTCGGCGAGACCACCCTCAAGCCGCTGGCCGCAGGCGAAGCATTGCAGTGGCGTTTGGTCTAG
- a CDS encoding amino acid ABC transporter substrate-binding protein, whose amino-acid sequence MTFRSVRDAAKAICLLSCLGAAVWGGGAHAAGVLDRVGAGGKLLIGHRESSIPFSYVNADKKPVGYAVDLCLKLAEAVRKKTGAKNMQVEMVQVTSANRIAMVAEGKVDLECGSTTNNAERREKVAFTVPHFITGARLLVRANARIDRIEDLEGKKLVSTKGTTPLKAAEQANRERLLGVTILEAPDHAKAVEMVEKGDADAFVMDDVLLYGLAANRPKPDALKVVGKFLTTEPLAIMLSKNDPEFKKLVDEEMRRLIVSKEIQPIYDKWFLKPIPPNDKALNLPVSYLLRDFWKYPSDFVPF is encoded by the coding sequence ATGACCTTTCGTTCTGTACGGGATGCCGCCAAGGCCATCTGTCTATTGAGTTGCCTGGGGGCCGCAGTCTGGGGTGGCGGGGCGCATGCCGCAGGCGTGCTTGATCGGGTGGGTGCTGGTGGCAAGCTGCTGATCGGGCACCGCGAATCCTCCATCCCGTTTTCGTATGTCAATGCCGACAAAAAGCCGGTCGGCTATGCCGTCGATTTGTGCCTCAAGCTGGCAGAGGCGGTGCGCAAGAAGACCGGCGCCAAGAACATGCAGGTCGAAATGGTGCAGGTCACCTCTGCAAACCGGATCGCCATGGTGGCTGAGGGCAAAGTAGACCTCGAGTGTGGGTCCACCACCAACAATGCCGAGCGGCGCGAGAAAGTGGCCTTTACGGTTCCGCACTTCATTACCGGCGCCCGTTTGCTGGTGCGCGCCAACGCACGGATTGACCGGATTGAAGACCTCGAAGGCAAGAAACTGGTCTCCACCAAAGGAACGACGCCGCTCAAGGCCGCTGAACAAGCCAATCGTGAGCGCCTGCTGGGGGTCACGATTCTGGAGGCGCCTGACCATGCCAAGGCGGTCGAGATGGTCGAAAAAGGCGATGCTGATGCGTTTGTCATGGATGACGTGTTGCTTTACGGTTTGGCCGCCAATCGCCCCAAGCCCGATGCCCTGAAGGTGGTGGGCAAGTTTTTGACGACCGAGCCCTTGGCCATCATGCTGTCCAAGAATGATCCGGAGTTCAAAAAGCTGGTCGACGAAGAAATGCGCCGGCTGATCGTCAGCAAAGAGATTCAGCCGATCTACGACAAATGGTTTTTGAAGCCGATTCCGCCCAACGACAAGGCCCTAAACCTGCCGGTGAGCTATTTGCTGCGCGATTTCTGGAAGTACCCCAGCGACTTCGTGCCGTTCTGA